One genomic window of Solanum stenotomum isolate F172 chromosome 9, ASM1918654v1, whole genome shotgun sequence includes the following:
- the LOC125877011 gene encoding pentatricopeptide repeat-containing protein At1g05600, producing MGIRWPRILTPKQLSQIILSQKNPLKALQLFDEVKCKYPTYRHNGPVYGTMINILGRSGRTTEMKRIINQMKEDSCECHDSIFVNAIRSYAQAGLTNEAIFLFKSLPEFNCIEWTRSLNTLLEILVEESKLESVYQLFLENSCGWEVKSRAHFLNLLMNALCRMKRSDLASHIFQEMSYQNCYPNKESYRILMRGLCEEKRLNEATHLLYSMFWRISQKGSGEDVVVYRALLEALCDNEEGEEAIQILGKVLRKGLKAPKRCYKQIDLTQCRNGSDTKNMKVLINEALIKGIVPSSDSYRAMAVDFYAEGKIDEGNKVLKEMHDRGFKPSVAIYEAKVAALFRDGQVDEAIMVIDCEMVQKNCVPNIRLYNVVIKGLCHERKSTCAIKYLERMSIQVGCVPNYETYETLVDGLCEDGKYVEASKVMEQMSINSFWPRVGTLNSLIRGLCQVGDLHSAIVCLEDMISLALTPDIHVWQSLLGAICCENGMNEKTLEQLQTP from the coding sequence ATGGGCATAAGATGGCCAAGGATTCTAACACCAAAGCAGCTCTCACAAATAATACTGAGCCAGAAGAACCCACTAAAAGCGCTTCAATTATTTGACGAAGTAAAATGCAAGTATCCAACTTACCGTCACAATGGTCCTGTTTATGGCACTATGATTAATATTTTAGGCAGATCAGGTAGAACAACTGAGATGAAGAGAATAATTAATCAGATGAAAGAGGACTCGTGTGAGTGTCATGACTCAATATTTGTGAATGCCATTAGAAGCTATGCACAAGCTGGATTAACAAACGAagccatttttctttttaagtctCTTCCGGAGTTCAATTGTATAGAATGGACAAGATCTTTGAATACTCTTTTGGAGATATTGGTAGAAGAATCTAAGCTAGAATCTGTTTATCAGTTATTCCTTGAGAACTCTTGTGGATGGGAAGTGAAGTCTCGGGCGCatttcttgaatttgttgatgAATGCTCTTTGTAGAATGAAACGCTCTGATCTTGCATCGCATATTTTCCAAGAGATGAGTTACCAGAACTGTTATCCAAACAAAGAGAGTTATAGGATCTTGATGAGGGGTTTATGTGAAGAAAAGCGGCTCAATGAGGCTACTCATCTATTGTACTCAATGTTCTGGAGGATATCTCAGAAGGGAAGTGGTGAAGATGTGGTTGTCTATCGAGCTTTATTGGAAGCGTTGTGTGATAATGAAGAAGGGGAGGAGGCTATACAAATTCTTGGTAAGGTATTGCGAAAAGGACTAAAAGCTCCGAAAAGATGCTACAAGCAGATTGATCTTACTCAATGCCGGAATGGATCAGAtacaaaaaatatgaaagttttgattaatgaagcTTTGATAAAAGGCATAGTTCCCAGTTCAGATAGCTACAGAGCAATGGCTGTTGACTTTTACGCCGAAGGCAAGATTGATGAAGGTAACAAAGTGCTCAAGGAAATGCATGACAGAGGCTTCAAACCATCAGTGGCGATTTATGAAGCAAAGGTAGCTGCTCTTTTCAGGGATGGCCAGGTTGATGAGGCAATTATGGTCATTGATTGTGAGATGGTGCAAAAAAACTGTGTTCCGAATATTAGATTGTATAATGTAGTTATAAAAGGCCTATGCCATGAAAGAAAATCTACTTGTGCTATAAAGTATTTGGAAAGGATGTCTATTCAAGTAGGTTGCGTGCCAAACTATGAAACTTATGAAACTTTGGTAGATGGGTTAtgtgaagatggtaaatatgtTGAAGCAAGCAAGGTGATGGAGCAAATGTCAATTAATTCCTTTTGGCCTAGAGTTGGAACTTTGAATTCTCTTATCCGAGGTCTTTGCCAAGTAGGTGATTTACACAGTGCTATTGTGTGTTTGGAGGACATGATCTCTCTAGCCTTGACTCCAGATATCCATGTGTGGCAGTCATTATTAGGTGCAATCTGTTGTGAAAACGGTATGAATGAGAAGACACTAGAGCAGCTACAGACACCTTAG
- the LOC125877015 gene encoding transcription factor JUNGBRUNNEN 1-like, giving the protein MSEKRVEKMESTVVCESKIKNSDDDEENDLLLPGFRFHPTDEELIGFYLKRKVENKRIKLDLIKEVDIYKHDPWDLPKVMCRVGDNKEWYFFSMRGRKYKNSVRPNRVTGSGFWKATGIDKPVYSQSNECIGLKKSLVYYRGSAGKGTKTDWMMHEFRLPPIWKTNTSNGQLPNPKNIAPEAEVWTLCRIFKRISNYKRFTPDWKQQQQQQQPVVKQSFGDTSSKACSVQSEISDDHSNNVINFKKMAFPQKNITNASSGGNLNYQVDQRNSYYNNSQLITTMPESPFTSSNSIFWNTSAEDQEYLFSHGNWDELKSVVDLAMDPRSLFGFK; this is encoded by the exons atgagtgaAAAAAGAGTAGAAAAAATGGAAAGTACTGTAGTATGTGAAAGTAAGATAAAAAAtagtgatgatgatgaagaaaatgaTTTGTTGCTTCCAGGATTTCGATTTCATCCCACAGATGAAGAGCTTATAGGGTTTTATCTTAAACGCAAAGTGGAAAATAAAAGGATCAAACTTGATCTAATCAAAGAGGTTGATATTTACAAACATGATCCTTGGGATCTTCCAA AAGTGATGTGCAGAGTAGGTGATAACAAAGAATGGTATTTCTTCAGCATGAGAGGAAGAAAGTACAAAAATAGTGTAAGACCAAATAGAGTAACAGGATCTGGTTTTTGGAAAGCAACAGGAATTGACAAGCCTGTTTATTCACAAAGCAATGAGTGCATTGGCCTCAAGAAATCATTAGTATACTATAGGGGAAGTGCTGGAAAAGGTACTAAAACTGATTGGATGATGCATGAGTTTCGTCTCCCGCCTATTTGGAAGACGAATACTTCAAATGGACAGCTCCCTAATCCCAAGAACATTGCACCTGAAGCT GAAGTTTGGACTCTCTGCAGAATATTCAAGAGGATTTCCAATTACAAAAGATTCACACCAGATTGgaagcagcagcagcagcagcagcagcccGTTGTTAAACAAAGTTTCGGTGACACAAGTTCTAAGGCATGCAGTGTTCAATCCGAAATCAGTGATGATCACTCCAATAATGTCATCAATTTCAAAAAGATGGCATTTCCACAAAAGAACATTACAAATGCATCATCTGGAGGAAATTTAAACTATCAAGTTGATCAAAGAAACAGTTACTACAATAATAGCCAACTAATTACGACCATGCCTGAATCGCCATTCACATCATCAAATTCAATCTTTTGGAACACAAGTGCTGAAGATCAGGAGTATTTGTTTAGTCATGGAAACTGGGATGAGCTCAAATCGGTCGTTGATTTAGCCATGGATCCTCGTAGTCTTTTTGGATTTAAATAA